The nucleotide sequence AACGCTGCACAACCTCTTCCGAAACTTGAAAAAGGAGAGAACGTGAAAAGTGTCGTCAAAATGAAAGAAGGAATGACTACTCCTCCGAAACCTTACACAGAAGGTCAGCTCATTTCCATGATGAAAACGTGTGGGAAATCGGTTGAAAATGAAGAAGAGATGGAAATTCTAAAAGAAGTTGAAGGCTTAGGTACGGAAGCGACACGAAGCGGAATCATTGAAACGATAAAAAAACATCAATACATCGAAGTGAAAAAGAACATTGTTCATATTACCGAAAAAGGGAAGGTCCTGTGTCAGTCAATAGAAGGTAACTTACTTTCCAGTCCTTCCATGACGGCCAAATGGGAAGCGTATTTAAAGAAAATCGGAAACGGAAACGGTACGCCCCAAGCCTTTTTAGGAAGTATAGCAAAGTTCATTAATAAATTGATTGAAGAAGTGCCAGGACAACTGAATGCAGAATCAATTCAGCAAAGTATTGATGTGGTTAAGAAAGTGAATCAGAAACCGATCGCTCTTTGTCCTCGTTGCAAAAAAGGAAGCATCAGCGTGAATCGTTCTTACTATAACTGCTCAGAACATGTGAATGGTTGCAAACAGACCTTTCCAGGAAAACTACTTAGTAAAAGTATTACTGAGAAACAGGTGAAGGATTTGTGTACGAAAGGCAAAACCAATGTCATTAAAGGGTTCAAGCCAAAAGCAAAAGAAAAAAGAAAGTTCGATGCGATGCTCATATTAAAAGATGATTTAACGATAGGATTTGAGTTTGCTAAAAAGCAATTTGCTAAGAAATGATTATTTCCACGAAATCAAAGAAAATTATTTATTTTAAGGAGAAAGACAACCGGAATGAGATGTTTCGGTTGTCTTTACATATATCATGAAAAATGAAGAGGATATCAACAAAGTTAGGACCTTCAAACGAAAAATGACTCAAGAAAGCTTGAGCCATTTTTCTTTATTTTCGATACCTCTCCAAAATCTTTTCTGTAACACCCCTCATATCTCCATTTCCTCTCTTCGCCTCCGCATATTGCTCATAATCTTCAGCGGAAACCTCCAGCAAGAAGCTTTTAGGAAAGATATAAGGCTTTCCTTTATCCTGCTCATCTAAGTTATTCATCACTTCAAGCTCATCGTCGTTTTCCTCGTTCGTCGCAGGATCGAAGCTAAACAGCTTACCGTACTCTTCTTCCACACTTTTATTAACGTTCATAAAGTATCGCATCACTAACACTCCTATTCTTGGGCTATGTAAATGGTATTCCCTACACGTCCGAATAACAGACATGTTTCAGTAAGAAAAAGGGGATTTAAAAATAGAACAGTTGTACAAGCACGACTCGTCATATTTCGTACTTTGTCCTGATATGATGTATAGAGAGCCTGAACCGGCAGGCTTATCAACGGTTTGAGGGAGTTGAATGAAATGAAAAAAGCTGCAGATTCCTGGTCTCATTCTTTGAAGTTTCTTTTTTTCAGTGCAGTCGGCATTTTCATGTTCTTCGTTCCAATCACGGTAAAAGGAAAGTCTTCCATTCCGCTCGATCACCTCGTCACGTGGGTGAGAGATACAGCGGGTGAGGCTGTCCCGATTTATGCGCTGCTCGTTATTCTTCTTGGTGCAGTTTATCCGTTCTACACAAAAACGTGGAACAAAGACCGGGTCACAACCACTTTCTCTTTATTAAAAGTCGTGGGTCTGATCGCGGCAGTCCTTCTTTATTTTGAATGGGGTCCGAGCTGGTTAAGCGATCCGAACATGGGGCCATTTTTATTTGAAAAACTAGTCGTTCCCGTAGGCCTGCTCGTTCCGCTTGGGGCAGTATTCCTTGCCTTTATCGTGGGTTATGGTCTGATGGAATTTATCGGTGTCCTCGTACAAAAAATCATGCGCCCGATCTGGAAGACGCCAGGCCGATCAGCTGTTGATGCCGTTGCCTCGTTTGTTGGCAGCTATTCAATCGGCTTACTCATTACGAACCGCGTGTTTAAAGAAGGGAAGTATACTGTAAAAGAAGCTGCTATTATTGCAACAGGCTTCTCGACCGTTTCCGCCACGTTCATGATCGTTGTGGCGAACACGCTTGGGCTGATGGAGATGTGGAACACGTACTTCTGGACGACGCTCGTTGTAACGTTCTTAGTAACAGCGATTACCGTTCGAATCCGTCCATTAAGCAGAATGGATGATTCATATGTTGGCGGTGAGGGGCATCCTGAAGAAGTCGCAAGCGAGAAATATTTGCAAACCGCGTGGAGAAGTGCGATGGATTCATCACAAAACGCTCCATCGTTTTTGAACAATATCTGGTCGAATCTAAAAGATGGTTTCGTGATGGCAATGAGTATTCTGCCTTCCATCATGAGCGTCGGTCTGATCGGATTGCTGCTCGCTGAATACACGCCAGTATTTGACTGGATCGGCTACGTGTTCTATCCGATTACATGGGCGCTTCAGCTTCCAGATGCCATGCTTGCAGCAAAAGCAGCCTCAATCGGTGTAGCTGAAATGTTCCTCCCAGCCCTATTGGTAACAGAAGCCGCACTCGTAACAAAATTTGTAATCGGCGTCGTATCTGTAGCATCCATCCTGTTCTTTTCCGCAAGCATTCCATGTGTGTTATCAACGGAAATTCCAATCAGTGTGCCAAAACTTCTATGGATTTGGTTTCAGCGCACGGTGTTAGCACTGATTTTAGCCACTCCGATCGCGTATTTGTTGCTATAGATGGAATAATCGTACAAAAAAGACGCTGCTGAACGTTTGCAGCGTCTTTTATTCGTGTGAAACAGTGTTCGGATTGATAAAATGAACATCATTTGAAGGTAGTTTACCTTTCGCTGCGCGTAAACTCCCCACTTTCTGCGGGCAAAACAGCTCAGTCTGCGCGTAAAATGAACTGCAGCGCGTGAGAAACGCGGTTGACTGCGCGAATCTGTAATACATATAAGAACACGTACCGTAAAAATCTCGATCGAAGACAATCCCCTGTCAAAACATACAATATGATAATCTATAAATAGAAATCATCGGCTGCAGCATTGCGACAGTCCTTTAGAGGGGTTGAACACAAAGTGAACGACAGATATTCGAGGCAGGAATTATTTAGCCCGATCGGTAAAGAGGGGCAAGAAAAAATCAGGCAAAAGAACGTGCTGATTGTTGGGGCAGGAGCCCTTGGCGCAGGGAGTGCGGAATCACTCACACGAGCGGGTGTAAAACGGATTGTCCTCGTCGACCGAGATTATGTGGATTGGACGAACCTTCAGCGCCAGCAGCTTTATACGGAGAATGATGCAAAACAACAGCTTCCAAAAGTCATTGCCGCTAAAAACCGGTTAAACCAAATCAATTCCGACGTAGAAATTCAGGGACATGTGATGGATATGGGGATTGAAGAAGCGGAAGAGCTGATCGAGGGGATCGACCTCATTATAGATGCGACGGACAACTTTGAAACACGATTACTCATCAACGACCTGTCGCAAAAATATCAGGTGCCTTGGATCTATGGGGCGTGTGTTGGGAGCTACGGAATCACCTACACCATCCTCCCCGGACAAGGACCTTGTCTGAACTGTTTTTTAAACAAAATACCAGCGTACAACCAAACGTGTGACACAGTGGGAATCATAGCACCGGCTGTTCAGATGGTTACAGCTTATCAAACAGCAGAAGCATTAAAAATTTTAGTTGAGGATTTTCAGGCCGTCCGGCGTAAAATCGTAACGTTTGATCTCTGGGAGAACCAGCACGTACAGCTCGGAATGGATAAGGCGAAAAAAGAGGATTGTCCATCATGCGGAACGAATCCGACGTATCCACATTTAGAAAAAAGCTCAGCGTTAAAAACGGCCGTATTATGCGGACGTGACACCGTTCAAATTCGTCCATCTTACAACCGCGAGATCGATTTAAAAGAGATGGAACAAAGACTCTCAGCACATGGAGAAGTTCGCCGAAATCCGTATTTACTGGAATTGCAGAGCAATAGCCGGCGACTTGTACTTTTTAAAGACGGACGAGCGCTCGTTCATGGAACGAAGGATACGGCAGAAGCGAAGTCCCTTTATCACAGACTTTTAGGGTGAGATTAGAATAAAGCTCGATGTTTCTATATAATGGTTACTAGGAGGTGATTTGAATTTATGGAGTTTTTAGACCTGTTATGCAATATGGATGCCTTGCTGTTATCAGTTAGTTTTGCGCTGACTTTTATCGTTGTTGGGCAGCTTTATTCGTTCGTAAGTAGTTCTGTCGTCCATAAGTCAAATCGACCCCAGAAAACGGATGGGATTCGACTTGATCAAGTTATAATAGATCCCCGCCTCGTTCAGAACTATTGCTTTATTCGTGATGAAATAGCACGTAAGATGTTCAGAATTGAAACGCCTGATGATAAAGAAGGACACGTACAATCCTTGTTTGCGTAAAGTTTTAAAAACAAGGAGGAACCATTTTTGAAAAAGTATGTATCCATTCTTACAGTACTAATGGCTATTTTCCTGTTATCCGGATGCAGCAATACCGCACCGATCACAGCAGATAGCACAGGTGTCTGGAACCATTTTGTCATCTATCCCTTTTCACAGCTCATTCAATATGTTGCCTATATGTTTAACGATAGCTATGGACTTGCGATCGTATTCTTAACCATCGTTATTCGATTCTTGATTTTGCCTTTAACGTTAAAACAAACGAAAAATCAGGAAAAAATGAAAAAGATTCAGCCGGAAATCAAACAGCTTCGTGAAAAATACACCGGCAAAGATCGGGAGTCTCAGCTGAAATTACAAAACGAACTCATGACAGTTTATAAAAAGCACGAGGTAAATCCATTATCAATGGGATGTCTGCCTCTTTTGATCCAAATGCCTATCTTGATGGCCTTTTATTATGCGATCATCAAAACGAAAGAAATTGCATTGCACAACTTTCTTTGGTTTAACTTAGGCACAGCTGATCCTCTTCATCTGCTACCGGTATTAGCGGCACTCACAACGCTCGTACAATATAAATTGAGTACGGCTGAGCTAGCAGCTGAAAACCCGCAAATGAAAATGATGGGTTACATTATGCCAATTATCATCCTTTCTTCTGCCTGGAAACTGGCAGCGGTATTGCCATTATACTGGATGGTGGGCAATGTGTTTTTGACGATTCAAACCGTCATTTTAAAAAGAATAAAGAAAAAGACAGCATCCACTAGCTCATAATGAGAAAACGACCAGACATCTTAATCTGTTCGTATTTTTTATGCAGCACTTTTTTTACGTAGTCGTCTGTTTCGAATCTCCTCAACCGCACCAGATCCTAACAGAACTCCTGTGATAATAAGGAAAAATCCAAGTATATGCTGAAACAAAATTTTCTCGTTCAAAAACAAAACGGCGCCGACTAAAGCAAAGAACGGGTTCAAGTTAATGAAGATCGACGCTTCTGAAGCTCCAATTTTACCGATCGCTTCGTTATAAAGCATGTGGCCCATCGCTGTAGCAATACAGGCGGAAGCGAAATAGATCAGCCATAATGATACCGTTGAATTCTCAATCACTCCTGCAAATCCTTGAGGCTCCTCGATCAACCCAATCACGATCAAGAACAGCGAGCCGATCACCATCATGTACCCAGTCATCAAGCGGGGATCCAGCGTGTGTGCGACTCTTTTTATTAGAATAAAACTAACGGCTTGCGTAAGAACAGATAAAAGGATGTAACCGTCACCGAACGAGATGCCTGTCACTTGGCTGCCTTCTAACACGATGAAGGCAACTCCAGAAAATCCTAGTAAAAGTCCGATTGTCTTAAGCAGTGTTAATGGTGTACCTAGGAACGAGATGGCAAGGATGGTCGTCAGAAGCGGCGACATTCCCATAATCAAACCGCCGTTTGTGGCTGTCGTTTCGGTTAGGCCGATCGACAGAAAATAATGATGCGCCACAACATTAAAGATCGAAGCTAAAAAAACATACCAAAACTCTTTTTTTGTTAGCATTCGAACCTTTTTAATAAGAGAGAGAAGCAAAAATACCGTTAAGCCAGCGGTTAGAACACGAATTCCTGTGATCGTAACAGGCATGAAGTTCGTAACGAGAATTTTCGTCGCCGTTACATTTAGCCCCCACACCACCATCACA is from Fictibacillus sp. b24 and encodes:
- a CDS encoding YjiH family protein, whose amino-acid sequence is MKKAADSWSHSLKFLFFSAVGIFMFFVPITVKGKSSIPLDHLVTWVRDTAGEAVPIYALLVILLGAVYPFYTKTWNKDRVTTTFSLLKVVGLIAAVLLYFEWGPSWLSDPNMGPFLFEKLVVPVGLLVPLGAVFLAFIVGYGLMEFIGVLVQKIMRPIWKTPGRSAVDAVASFVGSYSIGLLITNRVFKEGKYTVKEAAIIATGFSTVSATFMIVVANTLGLMEMWNTYFWTTLVVTFLVTAITVRIRPLSRMDDSYVGGEGHPEEVASEKYLQTAWRSAMDSSQNAPSFLNNIWSNLKDGFVMAMSILPSIMSVGLIGLLLAEYTPVFDWIGYVFYPITWALQLPDAMLAAKAASIGVAEMFLPALLVTEAALVTKFVIGVVSVASILFFSASIPCVLSTEIPISVPKLLWIWFQRTVLALILATPIAYLLL
- a CDS encoding MoeB/ThiF family adenylyltransferase, translated to MNDRYSRQELFSPIGKEGQEKIRQKNVLIVGAGALGAGSAESLTRAGVKRIVLVDRDYVDWTNLQRQQLYTENDAKQQLPKVIAAKNRLNQINSDVEIQGHVMDMGIEEAEELIEGIDLIIDATDNFETRLLINDLSQKYQVPWIYGACVGSYGITYTILPGQGPCLNCFLNKIPAYNQTCDTVGIIAPAVQMVTAYQTAEALKILVEDFQAVRRKIVTFDLWENQHVQLGMDKAKKEDCPSCGTNPTYPHLEKSSALKTAVLCGRDTVQIRPSYNREIDLKEMEQRLSAHGEVRRNPYLLELQSNSRRLVLFKDGRALVHGTKDTAEAKSLYHRLLG
- the yidC gene encoding membrane protein insertase YidC, with protein sequence MKKYVSILTVLMAIFLLSGCSNTAPITADSTGVWNHFVIYPFSQLIQYVAYMFNDSYGLAIVFLTIVIRFLILPLTLKQTKNQEKMKKIQPEIKQLREKYTGKDRESQLKLQNELMTVYKKHEVNPLSMGCLPLLIQMPILMAFYYAIIKTKEIALHNFLWFNLGTADPLHLLPVLAALTTLVQYKLSTAELAAENPQMKMMGYIMPIIILSSAWKLAAVLPLYWMVGNVFLTIQTVILKRIKKKTASTSS
- a CDS encoding DMT family transporter — translated: MKPYRTYIILFSVMVVWGLNVTATKILVTNFMPVTITGIRVLTAGLTVFLLLSLIKKVRMLTKKEFWYVFLASIFNVVAHHYFLSIGLTETTATNGGLIMGMSPLLTTILAISFLGTPLTLLKTIGLLLGFSGVAFIVLEGSQVTGISFGDGYILLSVLTQAVSFILIKRVAHTLDPRLMTGYMMVIGSLFLIVIGLIEEPQGFAGVIENSTVSLWLIYFASACIATAMGHMLYNEAIGKIGASEASIFINLNPFFALVGAVLFLNEKILFQHILGFFLIITGVLLGSGAVEEIRNRRLRKKSAA